Proteins co-encoded in one uncultured Methanomethylovorans sp. genomic window:
- a CDS encoding Stp1/IreP family PP2C-type Ser/Thr phosphatase, translating into MPYASATHQGSRSNNEDSFTVANIENHLLLLVADGLGGHNAGEVASELACEVIKQTVKDNIEKALFPSELLFLSIARANEYVLSYARSDSTLEGMATTAVIGLIFGKKVILANIGDSRAYIIRKDEIKQITKDHSLVQSLLDIGAIDEKEAVSHPQKNIVMQSIGSKEGIKPDYYEFEIAKEDILFLCTDGLTDILKDNEILDAIKECRNIQSIPEKLIESVIKKGAKDNITVVVYGEMERC; encoded by the coding sequence ATGCCATACGCAAGTGCCACACATCAAGGATCCAGAAGTAATAATGAAGATTCATTTACAGTTGCAAATATCGAAAACCACCTCCTTCTTTTAGTGGCTGATGGACTTGGAGGACATAATGCAGGGGAAGTCGCAAGTGAATTAGCCTGTGAGGTGATTAAGCAAACAGTGAAGGATAACATTGAAAAAGCTCTCTTTCCTTCGGAATTACTGTTTCTCTCAATAGCAAGGGCTAATGAATATGTACTCTCATATGCAAGATCAGATAGTACTTTGGAAGGAATGGCAACAACAGCAGTTATTGGGTTAATATTTGGGAAAAAGGTTATTCTTGCTAACATTGGTGATTCAAGAGCTTATATAATTAGAAAGGATGAAATAAAACAAATAACAAAAGACCATTCTCTAGTTCAATCATTACTTGACATAGGAGCAATAGATGAGAAAGAAGCAGTTTCACATCCTCAGAAAAACATAGTGATGCAATCTATCGGGTCTAAAGAAGGCATCAAACCTGATTATTATGAATTTGAAATTGCTAAAGAAGATATTTTATTTTTGTGCACAGATGGATTGACGGATATTTTAAAAGACAATGAGATTTTAGATGCGATTAAAGAATGTAGGAATATACAATCCATTCCGGAAAAATTAATTGAATCTGTTATCAAAAAGGGAGCAAAAGATAACATTACTGTAGTTGTTTATGGTGAAATGGAACGTTGCTGA
- a CDS encoding ISNCY family transposase — protein MTKKSREYKGVLFEESIENYLNRESASICQFLHFLCIEDISKYVERTLYTNKSWHFKYNVSSMIKLFIVMCFRKLSYEKTVSSLTEEEAILLSFYDENGFIKLPSGKTLHHFVKYRLGEDGLKEIMMLVGEKILSLTQIKEAKIDSTPLEASRYDKHADYNPHYQCKMDKAHITMVGTYPIFMTHTNGNASDSPELIKHIEALKEMNVDIDFYSADGGYDSFLNHADIWYHLNARPIISYSSNAVINKEGEIERIDHWVNKMWKKGGDIHAKIEDKLKFLYKNGRYEQIGMYLRNKNIRDNLFMIFFKKRGECEPEHRHIKHTVKFDIREVRVESRELYSLLSFVAYQFLRLTELQNCMQGKNSVGRFF, from the coding sequence ATGACTAAAAAATCTAGAGAGTATAAAGGAGTCCTCTTCGAGGAGTCCATAGAAAATTATCTGAACAGAGAAAGCGCCTCAATTTGCCAATTCCTGCACTTTCTCTGCATAGAAGATATTTCAAAGTACGTCGAGCGTACTTTGTATACCAACAAAAGTTGGCATTTTAAGTATAACGTTTCATCGATGATAAAACTCTTCATTGTAATGTGTTTCAGGAAATTATCTTATGAAAAGACTGTTTCTTCTTTGACAGAAGAAGAGGCTATTCTACTCTCTTTTTATGATGAGAACGGATTCATAAAACTTCCTTCGGGAAAGACATTACACCACTTTGTGAAATATAGATTGGGTGAAGATGGGCTTAAAGAAATAATGATGTTAGTAGGTGAGAAGATCCTCAGCCTTACCCAAATAAAAGAAGCTAAGATCGATTCAACCCCGCTTGAAGCTTCAAGATACGATAAACATGCTGATTACAATCCACATTATCAATGTAAAATGGATAAAGCACATATTACAATGGTTGGAACATACCCAATATTTATGACCCATACTAATGGTAATGCATCAGATTCCCCTGAACTTATCAAACACATTGAAGCATTGAAAGAAATGAATGTTGATATTGATTTTTATTCTGCTGACGGGGGTTATGACTCTTTCCTGAATCATGCAGATATCTGGTACCATTTGAATGCAAGGCCAATTATTTCGTATTCTTCAAATGCTGTGATAAACAAAGAAGGTGAAATCGAAAGAATTGATCACTGGGTTAATAAGATGTGGAAAAAGGGTGGAGATATACATGCAAAGATTGAAGACAAGCTAAAATTCCTCTATAAAAACGGTAGATATGAACAGATAGGGATGTATCTTCGAAATAAAAATATCCGGGATAACTTGTTCATGATTTTTTTCAAGAAAAGAGGAGAATGTGAACCAGAACACAGGCATATCAAACACACAGTTAAATTCGATATCAGAGAAGTAAGAGTGGAGAGTAGAGAACTCTACTCTCTACTGAGCTTTGTGGCATATCAGTTTTTGAGGCTTACAGAACTACAAAATTGTATGCAAGGAAAAAATTCAGTTGGGAGATTCTTTTGA